The following DNA comes from Cellulophaga sp. HaHa_2_95.
TAAAACTATAAATTTCAGGGTTAAAAACATTTGGATCATCACTACCGCCACCGCTCATTAATATAAAACCTATTACAATAAAGGCAAGGCCAATAAACATGAACATATAATTCTTATGCTGAAAAATAAATTCCTTTTTAGAATCTTGATTTGTATTGTTGCTTTTGTACGCCATGCTGCAAATTTAATAATATAATTCGTCTGTTCTTAAATTTAAAAAACGTTGTGTTGCAAAGTAGGTGCTAATTAGTGAAATTAACAAGCCTAATATAAAAACACTAGAAAAAAGAATAGCCAGTATCGTAGGGTCTTCCATTAATCCTAATTCCGGAAAATTTTCATTCACATAATATAAAACACCCGCCAAGGCAAGCATTGCTAATACGGCACCTAGTACTCCTAACTTAATATTGGTCCAAATAAAAGGCTTACGGATAAACACCTTTGTAGCACCCACCATTTGCATCGTCTTAATAATGAAACGCTTAGAGTAGATAGATAAACGAATAGAGCTATTGATTAATAAAACAGCGATAAACGTAAAAATACTACTGGCTACCAGAATCCAGAAACTAATACGTTTTACATTTTCATTTAAGAGGCCAATTAAAGGTTTGTCATAACTAACTTCTTGTACATAACCTTTGGTAGTAATTTCTTCCGCTATCTCTTCCAGCAATTCTGGGGTTACAAAATCTGCATTTAACTGAACGTCTATGGAATTTTTTAATGGGTTATAACCTAAGAAATCTTGAAAGTTCTCGCCAATATCTTCACTGTGTTGTGCTGCAGCTTCCTCTTTAGAAACATAGGTAGCGGCTTTGGTATATTCTGCCATGACTAAGCTTTTCTGTAGTTGGTCTATTTCTACCTGCTTAGCATTATCTTTTAAAAAGACAGAAATGGTAATCTGTTCTTTAAAATGATCAGCTAGTTTTTTAGTATTTAAAACCAATAAGCCTAATATGCCTAATAGAAAAAGTACAAGACCTATACTTAAAACTACTGAAAAATAACTCGATATTAATTTGCGTTGTTGATAGCGCTCGAAAGATTTACTCATAATTTGTGAAAACGATATGTAAAAATAGGAAAGTATATTTAATATAAAATCACTGTTAACACTTTGCTTTGCTTTTAAGTTTGATTTTTCTCTAAATAACACCTTTTTAAAGCCAAAAGAACTCTAAAAGTGAATTTAGCAACCTAAGATAGCTAGGAAATAATCAGCTTGGACTTTTTTTTGTTGAAGGTTTTCATTCGTTTATGAGGTAAATTTTGTCACGTTTATAAAAGTTTGTTTTTGTTGGATGTGGCTCATGTCATATTATCTTTTTCCCTTTCCTATAATAAACTTATTTTTGCAGCGCATTAAAACCGTCAGGTTTATACAAACTTTATATAATGAACTACGATTTCACAGAAATTGAAGCCAAATGGCAAAAATATTGGGCAGAAAACCAAACGTTTAAAGCAGAAAACAATTCCGATAAAGAAAAGTTTTATGTCTTAGACATGTTTCCTTATCCTTCTGGAGCAGGACTCCATGTAGGGCATCCGTTGGGGTATATTGCTAGTGATATTTATGCGCGTTATAAAAGACATAAAGGGTTTAATGTATTGCACCCTATGGGATATGATTCTTTTGGCTTACCAGCAGAACAATATGCTATTCAAACAGGGCAGCATCCTGCAATTACTACAGAAACAAATATTGCTAGGTATAGAGACCAATTGGATAAAATTGGCTTTTCTTTTGATTGGAGCCGTGAAGTGCGTACCTCTACTCCGGAGTATTACAAATGGACCCAGTGGATTTTTATTCAGTTGTTCAACTCGTGGTACAATAATGATACGAACAAGGCAGAAGACATTGCTACATTAACCGCGCTTTTTGAAAAAGAAGGAAATGCAACGGTAAATGCAGTCTGTGATGAAGATATTATAGCTTTTACTGCAGAAGAGTGGAATGCTTATGATACAAAAAAGCAACAAGAACTACTGTTGCAATACCGACTTACCTACTTGGCAGATACGGAAGTAAACTGGTGTCCTGGTTTAGGTACTGTATTGGCTAACGATGAGATTGTCAATGGCGTATCAGAACGCGGAGGTCACCCTGTTATTCGTAAAAAAATGACACAGTGGAGCATGCGTATTTCGGCATATGCACAACGTTTATTAGATGATTTAACTACAGTAGATTGGCCACAACCATTAAAAGACTCTCAAACCAATTGGATAGGTCGTTCTCAAGGAGCTTCAGCGGTATTTCAGGTAAAAGATCATGATGAGGTGATTGATGTTTTTACCACGCGCCCTGATACGATTTTTGGAGTTTCTTTTATGACTTTAGCGCCAGAGCATGAGTTGGTTGCTAAAATAACCACGCCAGCGCAAAAAGCGGAGGTTGAAGCATATATAAAAGCCACCGCAAAACGTAGTGAGCGTGAGCGTATGGCAGATGTGAAAACTATTTCAGGGGCTTTTACTGGAGCGTACGCAGAGCACCCATTCACCAAAGAGCCAGTGCCAATTTGGATTGGGGATTATGTGTTAGCTGGTTATGGTACAGGAGCTGTAATGGCAGTACCTTGTGGTGATCAGCGTGATTATGATTTTGCTAAAAAATTCAATATTGCTATTCCTAATGTATTTGAAGGGGTAGATATTTCTGAAGAAGCACATGCAGACAAAGACAAAACCGTCATTGCTAATTCTGATTTTTTAAACGGATTACCGTATAAGAAAGCCATGAAATTGGCGATTTATGAATTGGAAAAAATAGGACAAGGAAAAGGAAAAATTAATTACCGTTTGCGTGATGCTGTTTTTAGCAGACAACGGTATTGGGGAGAACCTTTTCCAGTATATTATGTAGATGGTATGCCGCAAATGATAGATGCGAAGCATTTACCAATTGCATTACCAGAAGTAGAAAAATATTTACCCACCGAAACTGGAGAGCCACCATTAGGGAATGCTACCGTTTGGGCCTGGGACACGGTTTCTAACCAGGTAGTAGATAACAGTAAGATAAACAACGCCGCGGTGTGGCCCTTAGAATTAAATACGATGCCAGGCTGGGCGGGGAGTAGTTTCTACTTTAACCGCTATATGGACCCGAACAATACGGAGGCTATATTTTCGGAGGAGGCCATTAATTATTGGCAAGATGTAGATTTATATATTGGTGGTAGTGAGCATGCAACAGGACATTTATTATATGCACGTTTCTGGCAAAAATTCTTGTTTGATAAGGGTGTAGTGCCTAAAAACGAATTTGCTAAAAAACTGATCAATCAAGGAATGATTACGGGGACAAGTGCTTTTGTTTTTAGGGATGAGGAGTCTGGGAAATTATTTTCTAAGGGTTTAATTGGCGACAAAGAAATGACACCTATTCATGCAGACGTATCATTTGTAAATGCCTCTGATGAATTGGATGTTGAAGCATTTAAAAACTGGAGAGAAGAATATAAAGAGGCGGAATTTGTTTTAGAAAACGGTAAATACATCGTTGGTCGTGAAGTAGAAAAGATGTCCAAATCTAAATACAATGTGGTAAGTCCGGATAGTATTTGTGTAGAGTATGGGGCAGACAGTTTACGTTTGTATGAAATGTTTTTAGGCCCATTAGAGCAATCTAAGCCTTGGAATACTGCAGGTATTACAGGTACTCATGGGTTCCTTAAAAAATTATGGCGTTTGTATGTAGATGATAATGGTATTAAAGTTACCGATACGGAAGCATCTAAAGACAACCTTAAGACTTTACATAAAACTATTAAGAAAGTAGAAGAAGATATTGAAAACTTCTCTTTCAATACGTCCGTATCTACCTTTATGATTGCAGTGAATGAACTATCTGCTCAGAAATGTACCAGTAGAGAAATACTAGAGGCTTTGGTCATTTTGGTATCGCCGTACGCACCACATATCGCGGAAGAATTATGGAGTAAATTAGGGCATATAGATTCTATTTCTACAGCATCTTTTCCAAAATTTGAGGCATCGCATTTGGTAGAGAGTAGTAAAGAATACCCAGTTTCTTTTAACGGAAAAATGCGTTTCAAATTAGAACTTCCGATGGATTTTACAAAAGATCAGATTGAGGAAGTAGTGATGGCGCATGAAAAAACTATTCAACAATTGGCAGGGCGTACACCTAAAAAGGTCATTATTGTTCCGGGTAAAATTATCAATATAGTAGGTTAAAAAGTAGGCATATCAATCTATCGTAGCAGTAATGGTAGATTGATATGCCACTATTCGCACTAAAAAGGACTCAATAAGGCTGATAAATGTGCAACGCTTTATTCGAAAATCTGAATTTTAGGCATCAATTTTATTATTTCTGCAAAACAATATAGGGCTAATTGTTAAAAGTCTGATTATTAGTTAAACCCTCACAATTTTAGTGGTTTTTGTTTTTTTATTATAACTATTTGTGGCAAATTTGACGCGACTAATTATAATTAAAATTGACATTGGCGAATTAATTTGTTTGTTGAATAAACTTAAGATTTGCCTTTGTCTTTTTTAGTTTGTTTTTTTATAAATGTAATCTGCAGGAATCTGATAATCAAATTCATTTTTATGCAGATATTTTTCTTTTTAATCGAAAGTTCTAATAAATAAAGCAAATGAAAATAGGTATCCCTAAGGAAATTAAAAACAATGAGAGTCGTGTGGGTATGACTCCAGGTGGTGTTTTTGAATTAGTAAAAAACAACCATGAAGTATTTGTACAGTCAACAGCAGGAGATAATAGTGGTTTCTTAGATGAGGCGTATGTTGAAGCGGGAGCTACAATTTTAGAAACTATTGAAGAGATTTATGCTATCGCAGAAATGATAGTAAAAGTTAAGGAGCCTATTGAACAAGAGTACAGCCTTATTAAAAAGGGACAAATTGTTTTCACATATTTCCATTTTGCATCTAGCGAGCCATTAACGAAGGCCATGTTAGAAAGTGGTGCTATTTGTATTGCTTATGAGACGGTAGAAGATAGGGATGGTGGTTTACCATTGTTAACGCCTATGTCTGAAGTGGCAGGTAGAATGTCTATTCAGCAAGGAGCAAAATATTTAGAGAAACCAGTAAAAGGTCGTGGTCTTTTATTAGGTGGGGTGCCAGGAGTACCTCCGGGAAAAGTATTAATACTTGGTGCAGGTGTAGTGGGTATGCAAGCTGCTAAAATGGCATCTGGTTTAGGTGCTCAGGTTACCATATTAGATGTAGATATGAAACGCTTACGTTATGCAAATGACGTTTTGCCAAATAATTGTACTACCTTATTCTCTAATGAGTATAATATTAGAGAATTTGTTCAAACACATGATTTAATTATTGGTGGTGTCTTGCTTAAAGGTAAAAAAGCACCTAACTTAATTACTAGAGACATGTTGAAAACTATGAAATCTGGTGCTGTTATTGTAGATGTGGCGGTAGATCAAGGAGGTTGTGTAGAAACAACAAGACCAACAACACATGAAGACCCTATTTATATTATTGATGAGATTGTACACTATTCTGTAGCGAATATGCCAGGAGCGGTACCTTATACTTCTACCATAGCACTTACCAATGTAACTACAGCTTATGCCATTAAGATTGCTAATTTGGGTTGGAAAAAAGCATTGGCTTCTGATCCAGGATTACAAAAAGGTTTAAATATTTCTGAGGGAGAAGTAATCTATAAAGAAATTATTGAGGCATTTGAATGGGCGTCATAAGTTAGTCTAGTTTAAAGCTTTATATTTTCAAAATCCTGCCAAATTTTCCGCATTTATATGTCGGAAAATTTTGGCGGGATTTTTGCGTTTATAGTATAAGGCAAAGAAACTTTGCTATATTTAAGTTTTAAAATAAAAATTATGTTCGGATATTATATATTAATTGGAGGAATAGCTTTAATAAGCTGGTTGGTAAGTAGGAAGCTGAAAAGCAAGTTTGAGCAATACTCAAAAGTTCATTTACGTAATGGAATGAGCGGTGCAGAAATTGCAGAAAAAATGCTAGCGGATAATGGCATACGTGATGTAAAAGTAATCTCTACGCCAGGAATGCTTACGGATCATTATAACCCTGCTAACAAGACCGTAAATTTAAGTGAAGGTGTGTACAGTCAGCGTAACGCATCTGCAGCGGCAGTTGCAGCACACGAATGTGGACACGCCGTGCAACATGCGCAAGCGTACCAGTGGTTGGGCTTAAGATCTAATTTAGTGCCAATTGTAAACGTTACCTCTAACTTTGCGATGTGGGTTGTTTTTGGTGGATTAATGTTAGGTGCTGCGGCAGGATTTGGATTCGGATATTGGGTGGCAGTTGCAGGTTTGGTCATGATGAGTTTTGCTACCATATTTAGTTTGGTGACGTTGCCTGTAGAGTATGATGCTAGTAACCGTGCCCTAGCATGGTTAAAACATAAAAATATGTTGGCTCCAGATGAATATGCTGGCGCAGAAGATGCTTTGAAATGGGCAGCTAGAACCTATCTAGTGGCAGCTATAGGATCTATTGCAACATTGGCCTATTGGGCATTACAAGTTTTTGGCGGAAGGAGAGATTAATATTCCTGTGTAAAAAATATATGAAAGAGGCTTCTTAGTACTAAGGAGCCTCTTTTGTTTTTAGTGCTTGTTCGTATGGGTGTAGTCGTATATAGTAAACAATACTTCTTAGAAGTTCTTCTTTATTATCTTCTATGATTTTTATCGTATAACTATTTTTAGAAGGATTAGAAAATTCATATTCAATGCGACTCTCCGACTTAATTTCATCAAAATAGCTACTAATTATAGCCGTTGCATTTGGGTTTACTGCTTTTAGAATTCTGGATTTTAGGTCTTCATCAAAACTAATGGATAGTTGAGCTTGGCAATGGCAACTTCCGTTAGTTGTCTTTGGGAGCGTTTTTATACTATGTATGTTAGTTTTTGTATTAAATAACTCTCTTAGCAAATATTTAGGATGGTCTACATTAAACAGCTTAAAAAAAGCACTTTCTTTAGCATGGACGGCAGTGAGCTCTTTTCGTAAGCTTAAATTGGCCATTAAGCTATCACATTCTAATTCCTTTTTGCAGGAGGAACATAGTAGGAGTACAGAGAGTACAAAAAAGAATCGTTTTTTCATTTTCAGGTTTAAGAAAATACAAGCTCTTTTATATGGTAATCTGACGTTCTATTTGCTGATCTAAAGAGATAAAGGTTTCAGTTCGTGATACGCCATCAATTTGTTGAATGTTGTTGTTTAAAACTTGCATTAAATGCTCGTTATCTCTGCACAATACTTTTATTAGTATAGACCAGTTTCCTGTAGTGTAATGACATTCTAGAATCTCAGGTATTTTTTCGAGCGCCTTTACGGCCACAGGGTTACTCATTGCTTTATCTAAATAGATGCCGACATAAGCCATTGTAGAAAACCCTAATACTTTAGGGTTAATTACAAATTTAGAACCTGCGATTAGCCCAGAGTTTTCTAACTTTCGAAGCCTTTGGTGAATAGCGGCGCCAGAAATACCAATATTTCTAGCAATTTCTAAAACAGGTTTGCGGGCATCAGACATCAAATAGCGTAATATTTTTTTGTCAATTCCGTCTATTTTTACATTTTCTTTAGCTGATTTCATCTGTTGCTCTTTCAATTTAATATGAAATATAGCAAATTAGTTTCAATTATTAACTAGCCACAGTATTTGGATTGTATCCTAAGTAGGTAACTTCTTCCTCATTAAAAATAATTCCGTAAGCTTCTAGTTCTTTCAAAATAGGAGTATAGACCTCTTCAAGCAAAGGAATTTGAATGCCCGGTCTTGTAATTTTTTTGTTTAAAATAAGGAGGGTAGCAATAGCAACAGGTAAACCAACTGTTTTAGCCATAGCCGTATGGGTTCTGTTTTCTCCGATAACCACCATACTAGCATCTATTTGCTTTTTAGCGCCATTTACTTCATAGCCAAATTTATGATACATGACAATCATATCCTTGTCTTCATCGGCAAGCGTCCAGCTGTCTTCTAATATTTTCTGTAATATTTGAGCAGGGGTTGCATTTTCAAGCTCAATTTTTTTATCGCTGCTAAATAAATTAAGTTCTTGAAGTTTATCCCACATGATATCATCTTGATCTATTTTTAGATAGTACCTAAGTTTCAATTCAACAGAATCTGTAGGGGAGTAGGGTAAAAACAAATTGACAAATTCTCTATTGGTCATTCCTTCAGAGTTTTCAATAGTATAGCTATCATCGGTCATTCCTAATTGTACAAACATATTCCAGGCTTTAGAAAATCCTACGCGCCTCATAGTACCTCTGTAAAGGGTTAAGATATCTGTGAGTCCATATGCTTCTCTATATTTTAAAGAATCTCTATTGGCATAGACTTCAAATTTGCCATAGCCTTTAATGTCTACAAATTCTGTTCTTCTAAATAGTTTGTGGTAAGGAATGTATTTATAGGTGCCCTCTTGTATGAATTGAGCGGTACCACCTTGACCGGCGACAACTACATTTCTAGGATTCCATGTAAATTTATAATTCCATAAGTTGTTATCACTTTCTGGAGCTACTAAACCTCCTGTAAAAGATTCAAACAATAACATTTTACCGCCGTTCTTCTTAATTTGGTTGATAATCTGCATGGCACTCATATGGTCAATACCCGGATCAAGGCCAACTTCATTCATAAAAACGAGTCCTTTTTCCTTAGCCTCCTTATCTAAGGTTTTAATTTCTTCGCTTACATAAGAAGCAGTGACAAGGTGTTTGCTAAAGTGAATGCAATCTTTGGCTATATTAATGTGCATATGGGCAGGGAGCATAGACACTACGATGTCTACTTCTTGTATTGCTTTTTGGCGTTCAGGAGTATTAAAAATATCCAATTTTACGACATCAAAATTAGAGTGATTCTTGAACTTAGCTGGAATAGCCTCTGGATTTAGATCTGCTATGACAATCTGTAATTGTTCTTCAATAGCTTTTTCTAAAAAGTAATCTAATAGGTAGGATGTGGACTTGCCAGCACCAATAATTAGAATTTTTCGCAGCATAGTTTTGTATCTTTATAGTGACAATCAAAAAATCACTTTTGTTATATATGTAAAAATAACAATCATTTTAGTTATGAACAAAACAATTTTTAGTACAGGAATTTTATTTGGAACCCTTGCAGTGGTTCTGGGAGCTTTTGGCGCGCACGGATTAAAAGAGGTATTAAGCGTGGAGGCTTTAGCATCTTATACTACTGGGGTTACCTATCAAATGTATCATGCATTAGTGCTTTTAATTCTTTCAGGGGTTACCAAAATTCAAGAAAAAAATAAAAAACTTATTTATGGGGTATTTACGGCAGGAGTGTTGTTATTTTCTTTTTCTATTTATTTGTTGGCAACAAACAGCTTAACTTCTTTCGATTTTAAGGCTATTGCATTCGTTACGCCGGTGGGTGGACTCCTATTAATTGTAGGTTGGATTTTACTCGGATTTCGTTATTATAAAGAAAAATATTAGATATTAACGAAAAAACTACCCTATGAATTATAATTTCAATAATTTTACCCCATTAAAACTAATAAATCTTCTTTAATATGGATAAGATTGCGAAAACGATTTCGTTGATTAAGTATGGTATTACAAGTGAAAATGTGCATTATCAATTATCACCAGATGATTTGCATAAGTTAACCCTAGAGAAAGGTATGGGGAAAGAGGCATCTTCAGGTGCTCTTGCAGTAAATACAGGTGAGTTTACTGGTAGGTCTCCCATGGATAGATTTATAGTAAAAGATGAGATTACAGATGAAAAAGTTTGGTGGGGGAATGTCAATATTCCATTTGAGCCTGCCGCTTTTGACGCTTTGTATGATAAAGTCATCAATTATTTAAATGAAAAAGAAATATATGTACGCGATAGCTATGCGTGTGCAGATGAAGATTACAAATTAAATATTAGGGTTATTAATGAGTACCCTTGGTCTAACATGTTCGCTAGTAATATGTTTTTAAGACCTACCGAAAAAGAATTGGTGAATTTTGATCCAGAATGGACGGTGGTTAATGCTCCTGGTTTTATGGCAGATGCTGAGGTAGATGGTACGCGTCAACATAATTTTGCTATTTTAAATTTCACAAGAAAAATTGCCTTAATAGGTGGTACAGGGTATACAGGAGAAATTAAAAAAGGAATTTTTTCAGCGCTTAACTTTATCCTACCGGTGTATAAGAATACTTTGCCTATGCATTGCTCTTCAAATGTAGGTAAAGATGGTGATACGGCTATTTTCTTTGGCCTTTCGGGAACAGGAAAAACAACACTATCTGCAGATCCAAATAGAAAACTAATTGGAGATGATGAGCATGGTTGGACAAAAGAGAATACCATTTTTAATTTTGAAGGGGGTTGTTATGCAAAAGTGATCAACCTATCTGCAGAAAACGAGCCTGAAATATTTGGAGCTATTAAAAAAGGGGCGCTACTTGAGAATGTAGCTATGAATGCTGAAGGTGTGGTAGATTTTGAGGATATCTCTATTACGCAAAATACAAGAGTAAGTTACCCTATTGATCATATTGAAAACATTCAAGTACCTTCTATAGGGAAAAATCCTAAAAATATATTCTTTTTAACGGCAGATGCTTTTGGGGTGTTGCCTCCAATTTCTAAATTAACGCCTAGCCAAGCAGCGTACCATTTTATCTCTGGATATACTGCAAAAGTGGCAGGAACTGAAGCCGGAGTGGTAGAACCTACACCAAATTTCTCAGCTTGTTTTGGAGCGCCATTCATGCCTTTACATCCTACGGAGTATGCAGAAATGCTAAGTAAGAAAATGAAAGATGCCGGTGTTAATGTTTGGTTGGTAAATACAGGATGGACAGGTGGTCCTTACGGTATTGGTACGCGCATGAAGCTTAAATATACACGTGCCATGATTACGGCGGCGTTAAATGGTGACTTAGGATTGTATTCTTATGACAAGTATCATATTCACTCTGTATTTGGTGTTGCGCAACCTAGAGAGTGTCCTGGGGTGCCTACAGAGGTGTTAAGTCCTAGAACAACCTGGGATGATGATCAGAAGTATTATACCACAGCATTTAAGTTGGCTAATGCTTTCCGTGAGAACTTTAAAAAGTTTGAATCTTATGCAAATGAAGAAATAAGACGTGGCGGACCGCAGCGTTACGGATTCTAAATATAAATAAATAAAAAAGCCTCTGAAAAGAGGCTTTTTTTATGCTTGTAAATAAAAGTAAAGAATTACTTTTTATTTAAACTTGTAATATATTTCTGCAATGCCATGGTCATAGAAGGCGTTTCAGGTGTTGGTGCTTTAATGTCTATTCTAAGACCAGCATCTGTTGCTGCATTTACGGTAGAATTTCCGAAAACAGCAATTCTAGTATCATTCTGCTCAAAGTCAGGGAAATTCTTCAATAAAGACTCAATTCCGGAAGGACTAAAGAATACTAAGATATCATAATACACATCTTTTAAATCAGAAAGATCACTAACTACCGTTTTGTAGAAAATACCTCTAGTCCAAGTTAAGCCTAAAGCATCCAATGTTTCAGGGACAATTGGTTTTAGAGAATCTGAAGAAGGTAGTAAGAATTTTTCGTCTTTATACTTTTTGAAAAGAGTAGAAAGATCTTGAAAATTCATTTTACCTACATAGATTTTACGCTTTCTGTAGACTACGTATTTTTGTAAGTAATAGGCAACAGCTTCTGACTGACAGAAATATTTCATAGAGTCAGGCACTTTAAAACGCATTTCTTCTGCAATTCTAAAAAAGTGATCTACCGCATTTCTACTAGTTAAAATAATAGCAGTAAAATTGTTAAGATCAATTTTTTGTTGTCTTACAGTTTTAGCATCTACGCCTTCAACATGTATAAAGGGTCTAAAATCTACCTTTACTTTTTCCTTGTCAATAAGTCGGGAATATGGAGAGTTTTCCATCTTCGGTTCTGGTTGCGATACCAAAATCGTTTTTACTTTCATAAGCATCAGTCTTTAAAGTAATCTCCTAAAAGCACTAAGGGTGCTATTTCGAGTGCGCAAAGGTACAAAATAAAATAGAAAAAATTATTGGTAATTAATTTTTGATGATTTCGTATGGCAGTAACCCATCCCAGAATATTTATTGCGGCAATTAATAGTGCGGTTATATAGATTACAATTTTTGAATCTTTTAAAATATATGCAAGAAGAATATTCGCTACAAACATGATTAAACTACTGTAGTTAAAGTAGGATATTTTTTTAAATAAAAATTCACTAATAGCTCCTTGCATGTTAAAAACAAAGGCGTTGCACAGGTGTAAGATCAATTTAGAAAAAAAGAAGGCTATTAAAATTCCAAGGGTAATGATGTAAGTAAAAGGAGTGTTAATATGTTGCGATAATTCAAAAATTGAATCTATAAAATATAGAAATAAGGTGAAATTTAAGAGCTGAAATATGGAGAGAAAAATAGTGAACCAATGCGATAATTTATCCTTCTTATTGTATAAAAATATGTATTTATTGTTGAAAGGCAGGATGATAAAGTTCGTAAACCTGCCGTAATAAATCTTTTTTGCTAAAACTAATGTCGTAATACTGCAACATAAAATCAGCGTAATCCAGTCAATATTTTCTATACTTCTTAGTAAGACTTCTTTCATT
Coding sequences within:
- the pckA gene encoding phosphoenolpyruvate carboxykinase (ATP), which codes for MDKIAKTISLIKYGITSENVHYQLSPDDLHKLTLEKGMGKEASSGALAVNTGEFTGRSPMDRFIVKDEITDEKVWWGNVNIPFEPAAFDALYDKVINYLNEKEIYVRDSYACADEDYKLNIRVINEYPWSNMFASNMFLRPTEKELVNFDPEWTVVNAPGFMADAEVDGTRQHNFAILNFTRKIALIGGTGYTGEIKKGIFSALNFILPVYKNTLPMHCSSNVGKDGDTAIFFGLSGTGKTTLSADPNRKLIGDDEHGWTKENTIFNFEGGCYAKVINLSAENEPEIFGAIKKGALLENVAMNAEGVVDFEDISITQNTRVSYPIDHIENIQVPSIGKNPKNIFFLTADAFGVLPPISKLTPSQAAYHFISGYTAKVAGTEAGVVEPTPNFSACFGAPFMPLHPTEYAEMLSKKMKDAGVNVWLVNTGWTGGPYGIGTRMKLKYTRAMITAALNGDLGLYSYDKYHIHSVFGVAQPRECPGVPTEVLSPRTTWDDDQKYYTTAFKLANAFRENFKKFESYANEEIRRGGPQRYGF
- a CDS encoding uroporphyrinogen-III synthase; the protein is MKVKTILVSQPEPKMENSPYSRLIDKEKVKVDFRPFIHVEGVDAKTVRQQKIDLNNFTAIILTSRNAVDHFFRIAEEMRFKVPDSMKYFCQSEAVAYYLQKYVVYRKRKIYVGKMNFQDLSTLFKKYKDEKFLLPSSDSLKPIVPETLDALGLTWTRGIFYKTVVSDLSDLKDVYYDILVFFSPSGIESLLKNFPDFEQNDTRIAVFGNSTVNAATDAGLRIDIKAPTPETPSMTMALQKYITSLNKK
- a CDS encoding DUF4271 domain-containing protein; its protein translation is MKEVLLRSIENIDWITLILCCSITTLVLAKKIYYGRFTNFIILPFNNKYIFLYNKKDKLSHWFTIFLSIFQLLNFTLFLYFIDSIFELSQHINTPFTYIITLGILIAFFFSKLILHLCNAFVFNMQGAISEFLFKKISYFNYSSLIMFVANILLAYILKDSKIVIYITALLIAAINILGWVTAIRNHQKLITNNFFYFILYLCALEIAPLVLLGDYFKD